A genomic stretch from Aerococcaceae bacterium zg-1292 includes:
- a CDS encoding MBL fold metallo-hydrolase, protein MKLYCIGSAGGYPMGDNGTTSFVVTSTDGQFHLLLDAGSGSALAIEHYLPVNQLNAVWLSHDHPDHSADIGVFQHLFFLKKPASEHGMIPVYINEHSHLWPIMMEDVSTQALPYRIEEPMTIGPFNVRFIQTTHPVECAAIRLEEMSTGKVLVYTADSGWQDSLVAFAAGADVLVADTNFSRSFGQNVLHMTSEEVATLANRAQVKELVVTHIPPQADAEQIMAEVNEVVDVTIKVTRALPRTQWQF, encoded by the coding sequence ATGAAATTATATTGTATAGGTTCAGCCGGAGGATATCCAATGGGTGACAATGGCACAACATCCTTTGTCGTCACCTCAACAGATGGACAATTTCATTTATTATTGGATGCCGGTAGTGGTTCTGCTTTAGCGATTGAACATTATTTGCCTGTTAATCAGCTAAATGCCGTATGGCTCAGTCATGACCACCCCGACCACAGTGCTGATATTGGTGTTTTCCAACATTTGTTTTTCTTGAAAAAGCCGGCGAGTGAACACGGAATGATTCCAGTGTATATAAATGAACACTCGCATTTGTGGCCGATAATGATGGAGGATGTGTCAACTCAGGCGCTGCCGTATCGAATAGAAGAACCGATGACTATTGGACCATTTAATGTAAGATTTATTCAAACAACGCATCCAGTAGAATGTGCAGCGATTCGTTTAGAAGAAATGTCCACTGGCAAAGTTCTGGTTTATACTGCTGATTCTGGTTGGCAAGACTCGTTAGTAGCATTTGCGGCCGGCGCTGATGTTTTAGTGGCGGATACAAATTTTAGTCGCTCATTTGGACAAAATGTGTTGCACATGACAAGTGAAGAAGTAGCAACACTTGCAAATCGTGCGCAAGTAAAAGAATTAGTAGTGACACACATCCCACCGCAAGCAGATGCCGAACAAATTATGGCAGAAGTAAATGAAGTGGTAGATGTAACGATTAAAGTAACTAGAGCCCTACCACGAACCCAATGGCAATTTTAA
- a CDS encoding M42 family metallopeptidase: MSINEELLVQLTQANGIGANEGQIRQLFKESTKDVAETFLEDGLGGVFAQHTGNAEGPRVMIAGHMDEVGFMVSQITDKGFLKFVPIGGWWSQVVLAQQVTVTTREGKTFHGVTGSKPPHVLSAEARKQPVDLQDVFVDLGASSKDEVLSWGIRPGDMITPYIETRRLNGTPFLLGKAWDNRIGVAVAIEVLRELAASGHETVLFAGANVQEEVGLRGAKVATHLLRPDITIALDTGTAGDTPGMTPKEADSELGKGPQVILYDASMIAHKGLREFVIDIAEEEGIPFQYTFITGGGTDAGSQHQSLDGIPSIAITVPVRYLHSHTSIIHEEDYKNMIRLVTAIVKRLNKESVQQIRNNA; encoded by the coding sequence GTGTCAATTAATGAAGAATTATTAGTTCAATTAACGCAAGCCAATGGTATTGGCGCAAACGAAGGGCAAATTCGTCAATTGTTTAAAGAGTCAACGAAAGATGTGGCGGAAACCTTTTTAGAAGATGGATTAGGTGGCGTGTTTGCACAACATACAGGTAATGCTGAGGGACCACGCGTGATGATTGCCGGGCACATGGATGAAGTTGGTTTTATGGTCAGTCAAATTACCGATAAAGGATTTTTAAAATTTGTGCCAATAGGTGGTTGGTGGAGTCAAGTTGTACTGGCGCAACAAGTGACGGTTACGACACGTGAAGGCAAAACTTTCCATGGTGTCACAGGTTCAAAACCACCGCATGTGTTATCAGCTGAAGCACGCAAACAACCGGTTGATTTACAGGATGTTTTTGTTGATTTAGGTGCTAGTTCAAAAGATGAAGTATTATCTTGGGGCATTCGTCCTGGTGATATGATTACGCCGTATATTGAGACACGTCGTTTAAATGGTACGCCATTTTTATTAGGTAAAGCATGGGATAACCGTATTGGTGTGGCAGTAGCGATTGAAGTGTTACGTGAATTAGCAGCATCAGGTCATGAAACGGTATTATTTGCCGGAGCGAATGTACAAGAAGAAGTAGGCTTACGTGGAGCGAAAGTTGCTACGCATTTATTACGACCTGATATTACGATTGCGTTAGATACAGGGACAGCTGGTGATACGCCGGGTATGACTCCGAAAGAAGCAGACAGCGAGTTAGGTAAAGGACCACAAGTGATTTTATATGATGCATCAATGATTGCACATAAAGGATTGCGTGAATTTGTCATTGATATTGCGGAAGAAGAAGGTATTCCATTCCAATACACATTTATTACAGGTGGAGGTACTGATGCTGGGTCACAACATCAAAGTCTAGATGGTATTCCTTCGATTGCGATTACTGTACCGGTACGTTATTTACATTCACACACCTCAATAATTCATGAAGAGGATTATAAAAATATGATTCGCTTAGTAACAGCTATTGTTAAACGCTTAAATAAAGAAAGTGTCCAACAAATTCGCAACAATGCGTAG